Within the Corynebacterium tuberculostearicum genome, the region CGCGGCGCAGGGAGTCGAAGGTGTGCTGGTAGACGCCCGGCATGGAGGGAATCTCGCGCGGGGCGTCGAGTCCGTCCACGATAAACATGGGCAGAATCAGGTCCGAGGGGCGGACCTCGGTTTCGGCCACGAGGTTGCGCATCTGCGGGGTGGTGCGCAGGCGGCGTGGGCGGCGGGCTGGGAAGGTGCTCATTGGGTACTCCTTAGAGCGAGACTAAAACTTATGCCTTGTCGACCTTAGTAGCCTTCTTGCGCGAGCGGCGTTTCTTGCGCGGCGCGGGCAGGTTTCCGGCGGCGCGGAGGGCGGCGACGTGGTCTGCGAGGGCGTCGACAAGCGCGGGCACGTCCGCGACTTCGGGCACGACATCGACGCGCAGGCCCATCTCTTCCGCGGCCGCTCTTGCCGACGGCCCGATACACGCAATGATCGTCCGCTGGTGCGGTTTGCCCGCAATGCCCACCAGATTGCGCACGGTGGACCCGGAGGTGAAGGCGACGGCGTCGAAGCCGCCGGTCTTGATCATGTCGCGGATTTCGGCCGAAGGCGGGGCGGCGCGGACGGTGCGGTAGGCCACGACGTCATCGACTTCCCAGTCGAGGGCCTTGAGCCCGTCAACTAGGGTATCGGCCGCGATATCGGCGCGCGGGAGCAGGACGCGGCCGACGGCGTCGATGTCTTCTACGAAGTTGGGGAAGACATCGAGCAGGCCCTCGGCGTTCTGCTTCTTCTTGTGTGGCAGAAGCTCCGGAACCATGCCTTTGGCGCGGATGGCGGCCGCGGTTTTGGTGCCCACGGCCGCGAGGTGGACGCCGGCGAAATCGCGGGCGTCGAGGCCGAGCTGGGCGATTTTATCCCACACCGCGGTCACGGCGTTGACGGAGGTGAAGACGATCCACTTGTAGCGGCCCTCGACGATGCCCTTGATGGCGCGGTCCATCTGCGCCGGATTGCGCGGCGGCTCGATGGAGATGGTGGGCACGTTTTGCGGGATAGCGCCGTAGCCGGCCAGGCGCGCGGACATCGGGCCGGCCTGCTCCTTGGTGCGTGGGACGAGCACGCGCCAGCCATAGAGCGGGCGGTTTTCCCACCACGAGTACTTGGTGCGGTCGTCGATGCTGCGGCCGAGGGTGACGACGAGCGGGCCGGTGAGGTCCGCGTCGAGCTTGCCCATGGTGCCCAGCGTGGTCTCGTAGGTGCGCTGCAGGCGGGTGGTGCCGTGGACAGTGACAAATGCCTCGGTCTCGGCCGGCATGCCGCGCTGCTGCAGCTCGTCGGAGATGACCGGCAGGTCTTCCTTGGTGGCTTGCAGGACGATGGGCTGGGTGGCGTTGGCCAGCGCGTCCCAATCGGCGCCGTCGGTAACGTCGGCCTCGGTATAGGTCGAGCCGAGCGCAATGCCGGCAAAGGACGGCACGGTGGATGGCAGGGACATGCCCGGCACCACCTGGAATTCCAGGCCGGCGGACGCCACGGCGTTGATCTCGGCCTTGATGGACTCGCGGTGCAGCGGGTTGCCGGTGACCAGGCGGATGACATCCTCACCATCGGCCTCGACCAAGCACTCGCGCAGCTGGCCGACGATATCTTCGGCCGGCTCGTACAACACCGCGGCCGTTGGCGGCGCGGGGCGCGGCGGTTTGCGGCGCGCGCCCTTGGCTTTGGCATCGGCGCACATTTGGGCGTATTCGGCCTCGGCGGCGTCGAGAAGCTCTTGCGGAACGGGCAGCGCGGCGGCGACGGCATCGCGCACGCCCTGCATGACCTGCGGATCGGTCACGGCGATGGCACTATTTGCCAGAACCTCGCGGGCGCGGACGGTCAGCAGGTCGGGATTACCTGGACCAGCGCCCACAAAGACGATCTTGCCCAATTGGGTGTCTGGCGCGGCATTGCTCATAAAGTTCTTTTCTAAAATCGGGCGCGCGGCACCGCGCACGGACATGATCGCATGCGGTGTGGTTCCCCGCGCCGGCGGTGGGTGACACGGTCTTAACGGCCAAAATCCCAGGCCTTGCGTCCTGGGATGCCCTTAAAGGGGGCCGGATCATTGCGGGACAATGATCTGTGGTATCTACACCTTAAATTATTAGCGCCTAAAGGCGAAATTACTTGCCCAGCAGCTCGGCCGCGCCACCGGCGAAAAGCTCGTCCGAGACGCGCGCGCCAAGATCGGCGGCTTCGGCCGCGGAGCCGGAGGCGGTGGCAGTGAGCTGGCGGGATCCGTCGAGCGCGAAGACGCCGCCGCGCACGGTGAGCTGGTCGCCGTCCCAGCGCGAGGTGGCGGCCACCGGCGCGGTACAGCCGGCCTCGAGGCGGGCCAGCACGGCGCGCTCACCAGCAGCGGCGGCCGAGGCACGGTCGTCGACAATGGCGTCTAGGGCTGCGGCGGCCTCGGTGCCGGCCACGGCCTCGATGGCGAGTGCGCCTTGGGCCGGCGCCGGCATGAAGACGGAGGGTTCGAAGATTTCGGTGGCGCGGTCTGCGTAGCCGCCGCGCAGCAGGCCGGCGTAGGCCAGCAGAACGGCGTCGAGCTCGCCGTCGGTGACCTTGGACATGCGGGTATCGATGTTGCCGCGCAGCGGGCGAATCTCCAGGTCCGGGCGGAGGGCGGCCAGCTGGGAGATGCGGCGCGGTGCGGAGGTGCCCACGCGCGCGCCCTGCGGCAGCTGTGCCAGGCTCAGGCCATCGCGGGCGACGAGCGCCTCGCGGGAATCCTGGCGCTGCGGCACCACGAGGCGGAAGCGTTCATCGGGGGCGGTGGGCAGGTCCTTAAACGAGTGCACGGCAATATCGCACTCGCCGGCATACAGCGCCTCGCGCAGCGCCTGGGTAAATACGCCGACGCCGATGCGCTCGACCGGCGCCATATTGACGTCGCCGGCGGTGGTGACGATGTGGAGCTGGGAGTCAAAGCCGGCGTCGATAAGCCAATCGCGCACATGGCCGGCCTGGGTGGTGGCGAGCTTGGAGCCGCGGGTACCAATCTGAAACATTTAGGCCTCCTTAGTCATGGTGGGCAATTCATTGACGGCCACGGACACACCGGAGCCTTCCAGCTGCAGGCCAAAGAGCTCCTGCAGGGCGTTCTCGCTGCTGACACTGCTTTCCGACGCCGCCAGCTTCTTCGCCCTAACCGTCGGTTCATGCAGCAGTTTATCGGCCACGCGCTTGAGCGCGCGCTGCACGTCCTCGAGCTGCTTGCCCGCGAGCTCGGGGTGCTTGTGTTGCAGGCGCGCGGCCTCGCACTCGACGAGATCGGCCGCGCGGCGGTGCAGGGCGCTTACGGCCGGAGCGACGTCGCGCACGCGCTGGGCCGAGGTATAGGCCGCAAGTTCCTCGTCGACGATGTGGCGGGCCTGCGCGTGCGGGCTGGTGCCGGCCGCGACATCGGTATCGGCGGCCGAAAGCGACTTGCTCAGGCGCTCGATATTGACCAAGTCCACGCCCTCGGCCGCGGCGGCGGCATCGTCGATATCGCGCGGTAGGGAGAGATCGATGAGCATGAGATCGCGGCCGGCGGGAAGGTCGGCGGCCTCGATGGTGAAGTTATCGGCGCCGGTGGCGGAGATGGCAAGGTCGACGTCGGAAAGCGCGGCGGCGCGCTCAGAAAAGTCCACAACGCGGGTGGCAACGCCCGCCTCCTCGGCGTGGCTGGCCAGGCGCTCGGCACGCTCGCGGGTGCGGTTGGCCAGCACCAGCTCCTTAACCCCCAGCCGGCCGGCGTGGGTGGCGGCGAGGGACGCCATGGCGCCCGCACCAAGGATCAGCGCAGTCTTGCCGGTCAGGTCCCCGGCGTCGAGGCGCTGCAAGGCCTGGTCGAAGGCGAAAGACACCATGGAGGCGCCGGCCTCGTCGATATCGGTCTCGGAGTGCACGCGCTTGCCCGCCCGCAGCGCGGCCTGCGCCAGCGCGTGAATGCGCGGGCCGACCGTGCCCTGCTCGGAGGCGGACTGGTAGGCGCTGCGCACCTGGCCGATGATCTGCTGCTCGCCCACCACCATGGAATCCAGGCCGGAGGTCACGGACATCAGGTGCTCGGCCGCGGCGTCGGCATAGCGCACGTAGAGGTAGTTGCGCAGCTCCTGCTCGCCCACGCCCGACACCTGGGTGAGCACGCGCACGACTTCCTGCACGCCGGCGTGGAAGGAGTTGGTGACGGTGTAGACCTCCATGCGGTTGCAGGTGGAGATAATCATCGCCTCTGACAGCGGCTCGGCCGCCACGAGTTGCCCGCAGGCGGAATCCTGGACCGCACTATCCATGCTCAGCTTTTCCAGCAGCGCCACCGGCGCCGACTGGTGGGACATGCCCACGACGAGCACGCTCATGCACAACACTCCTCAACCCTTTGATTGATTTTAATCCTCCAAAAGACTACCCGTCGGTGTCGCGGATCCCGAATCAACCGGCCAACTCGGCCGCCAACTCCTCGTTGTCTACTTCCCAGCAGGCAAACTCTTCGCCGTCGATGACCACAACGGGCACGCGGTCACCGAACTCCATGGCCAGCTCCGCGTCCTCATCCACGTTACGCACAGCAAGCTCCGCGCCTGCCCGCTTGACGACGGGGGTGATTTGCTCCCTCACGCGCGCACAAGAACCGCAGGTGGTGCGCACCATGAGCTCGACGAGATGCTGAGACATATTCTCCTCACAAGGACGGCGGCGGTCGAAACCATTACTATGGACACGTTAGTCCACCCCGCGTTTGCGAAAGCTGTTTGTCTCACTCGTGTCCGCTACCACTCCCCCAGGGTTCCCCGAATCCCCCCGCGACTTCTTGGCCAATTGGACCGCCTCGCGCGGTAACCTGCGTAATTTCTTGGAGACCCAAGCGCTCGCCCCGCTGGACGAGGAATCGCAGCGCACCGCCGGTGAAGCCGCGGCGGCTGCGGCGCTGGAGGAGTTCGGGCTGGAGTTGGAGGACTTTGCTTCCGGCGTGGACTCGGTCACCGGCTCCTATGACGCGGCCGGTGCGCAGCGCATCACCGCCCAGGACCCAGACGTACCGGTGGATGTGGGCGCGGCAGCGTTTTTCGACGTCGATAACACCCTCATCCAAGGCTCTTCCCTCGTGGAATTCGCCTTTGGCTTGGCGCGCAAGCGCTACTTCCGGCTTTCTGAAATCCTGCCGATAGCGTGGAAGCAGCTCAAGTTCCGCGTCTCCGGCAGCGAAAATGCCAAGGACGTGGCCGTGGGCCGCGCG harbors:
- the hemC gene encoding hydroxymethylbilane synthase; this encodes MFQIGTRGSKLATTQAGHVRDWLIDAGFDSQLHIVTTAGDVNMAPVERIGVGVFTQALREALYAGECDIAVHSFKDLPTAPDERFRLVVPQRQDSREALVARDGLSLAQLPQGARVGTSAPRRISQLAALRPDLEIRPLRGNIDTRMSKVTDGELDAVLLAYAGLLRGGYADRATEIFEPSVFMPAPAQGALAIEAVAGTEAAAALDAIVDDRASAAAAGERAVLARLEAGCTAPVAATSRWDGDQLTVRGGVFALDGSRQLTATASGSAAEAADLGARVSDELFAGGAAELLGK
- a CDS encoding glutaredoxin family protein, with product MSQHLVELMVRTTCGSCARVREQITPVVKRAGAELAVRNVDEDAELAMEFGDRVPVVVIDGEEFACWEVDNEELAAELAG
- a CDS encoding glutamyl-tRNA reductase; this encodes MSVLVVGMSHQSAPVALLEKLSMDSAVQDSACGQLVAAEPLSEAMIISTCNRMEVYTVTNSFHAGVQEVVRVLTQVSGVGEQELRNYLYVRYADAAAEHLMSVTSGLDSMVVGEQQIIGQVRSAYQSASEQGTVGPRIHALAQAALRAGKRVHSETDIDEAGASMVSFAFDQALQRLDAGDLTGKTALILGAGAMASLAATHAGRLGVKELVLANRTRERAERLASHAEEAGVATRVVDFSERAAALSDVDLAISATGADNFTIEAADLPAGRDLMLIDLSLPRDIDDAAAAAEGVDLVNIERLSKSLSAADTDVAAGTSPHAQARHIVDEELAAYTSAQRVRDVAPAVSALHRRAADLVECEAARLQHKHPELAGKQLEDVQRALKRVADKLLHEPTVRAKKLAASESSVSSENALQELFGLQLEGSGVSVAVNELPTMTKEA
- a CDS encoding uroporphyrinogen-III synthase; this encodes MSNAAPDTQLGKIVFVGAGPGNPDLLTVRAREVLANSAIAVTDPQVMQGVRDAVAAALPVPQELLDAAEAEYAQMCADAKAKGARRKPPRPAPPTAAVLYEPAEDIVGQLRECLVEADGEDVIRLVTGNPLHRESIKAEINAVASAGLEFQVVPGMSLPSTVPSFAGIALGSTYTEADVTDGADWDALANATQPIVLQATKEDLPVISDELQQRGMPAETEAFVTVHGTTRLQRTYETTLGTMGKLDADLTGPLVVTLGRSIDDRTKYSWWENRPLYGWRVLVPRTKEQAGPMSARLAGYGAIPQNVPTISIEPPRNPAQMDRAIKGIVEGRYKWIVFTSVNAVTAVWDKIAQLGLDARDFAGVHLAAVGTKTAAAIRAKGMVPELLPHKKKQNAEGLLDVFPNFVEDIDAVGRVLLPRADIAADTLVDGLKALDWEVDDVVAYRTVRAAPPSAEIRDMIKTGGFDAVAFTSGSTVRNLVGIAGKPHQRTIIACIGPSARAAAEEMGLRVDVVPEVADVPALVDALADHVAALRAAGNLPAPRKKRRSRKKATKVDKA